The Deltaproteobacteria bacterium genome contains the following window.
TCACCCTTTTTGTTATCTACTTTTTCCGGGACCCAGAGCGATCCATTCCTCCGGGAGAGAAGGCCGTTCTTTCGCCAGCCGACGGGAAAATCATCAAGGTAGAACCTTGTTGGGAAGAACACTTGCTGAAAGGGCCAACCCTCAAAGTGAGCATCTTCATGTCCCTTTTCAATGTCCACGTAAACCGTATCCCTCTGACTGGGCGCATTATCGATTCCTCCTATCAAACGGGAAAATTTATCCGGGCCAACTTAGATAAAGCTTCCACTGTGAATGAGCAGAATGCCCTGCTGATGGAAGCTCCGGATGGAACGCGCTTGTTGTTCGTCCAAATCGCCGGCTTAATCGCTCGTCGGATTGTCTGTTGGATTAAGAAGGGAGACGTGGTGGAACGGGGTTGCCGATTCGGAATGATCCGCTTCGGGTCCCGGGTGGATGTCTATTTACCCGCCAACACCCGCGTTCAGGCCCAGATTGGCCAAAAAGTTTTTGGCGGGCAAACGATATTAGGGGTCTTAATATGAGACGGGAGAAGAAGGAACGCAGAAAAAAAATCGACAGCATGCGCAAGGGGATTTATATTCTCCCCAACCTCTTCACCGCCACCAGCCTTTTTTGTGGTTTTTTCTCGCTCCTCCGTACCCTGCAAGAAGATTTTTACGCAGCGGCCATCTTCATCTTGATTTCCGGCCTATTGGATGGAATGGATGGGAGGGTTGCCCGCTATACGAATACGACCAGCCGCTTCGGCGTAGAATTTGACTCCCTGGCCGACGTCATCGCCTTTGGCGTCGCCCCGGGTATGCTGGTTTTCGCCTGGGCCCTTGAGCCTTTTGGGCGCTTGGGTTGGCTGGCTGCTTTTCTCTACGTGGTCTGTGGAGCCCTGCGCCTGGGCCGCTATAACATTCAGGTGAATACAGTGGAAAGCCGCTACTTCAGCGGCCTGCCGATACCGGCAGCCGCCGGTCTGATCGCCACGGGTATCCTGGTCTTTTACAAGCTGGGCGATATAGGGGTCAGTAAACACCTGACGGTCCTCATCGCCACTTATATTTTGGCTTTTTTAATGGT
Protein-coding sequences here:
- a CDS encoding phosphatidylserine decarboxylase family protein, with product MSRSTLRIPVAKEGAIFILPLATLSLILWILCFTALAGVFSLLTLFVIYFFRDPERSIPPGEKAVLSPADGKIIKVEPCWEEHLLKGPTLKVSIFMSLFNVHVNRIPLTGRIIDSSYQTGKFIRANLDKASTVNEQNALLMEAPDGTRLLFVQIAGLIARRIVCWIKKGDVVERGCRFGMIRFGSRVDVYLPANTRVQAQIGQKVFGGQTILGVLI
- the pssA gene encoding CDP-diacylglycerol--serine O-phosphatidyltransferase yields the protein MRREKKERRKKIDSMRKGIYILPNLFTATSLFCGFFSLLRTLQEDFYAAAIFILISGLLDGMDGRVARYTNTTSRFGVEFDSLADVIAFGVAPGMLVFAWALEPFGRLGWLAAFLYVVCGALRLGRYNIQVNTVESRYFSGLPIPAAAGLIATGILVFYKLGDIGVSKHLTVLIATYILAFLMVSTVKYYGFKDIELFRRKPFRWLVIAILLIIVVAYEPEYTLFGLFLIYAISGPIMAIIFLRRRRASRPLLPEEKAV